The Pangasianodon hypophthalmus isolate fPanHyp1 chromosome 20, fPanHyp1.pri, whole genome shotgun sequence genomic sequence CAGAGACGCCCGCATGCTGTCCACAcgctcctgcacacacacacacacacacacacacattatgggTGTTTTCAATTTTCAACAGGAAATGTTCACctgatagacacacacacacacacacattgcttatccctaaaacattttatagtatttcttatatgtaatatttttagaatatatacacaaagttttaataatatatactgaatataaataatgCATGCGGTGATGTCTGTGGATAGATCATACTCcggtgagggtgtgtgtgtgtgtgtgtgtgtgtgtgtgtgtgtgacctgcagTTGTTTGCGCTCCTGCTCGGTGAGCGTGAGgtttttctgcagtgtggcgAGTCGCCCCTGGGTGGCGCTGTGAGCTGCGTTGCTCTCCTGCAGGCTCTGGCTGAGACTctgagctctgtctctctgaacGCTCTCCAGGTCCTGAGCTTTACTGAGCAGAGACGACACTCTGTCCACCTCCCTCTGTAACGAGGAGACACGAGCCTCTGCCtccaccacctacacacacacacacacacacacacacacacacacacacatgcacacacacacacacacacacccacacgcatgcgcacacacacatgcacacacacacgcgcgcacacacacgcacgcgcacgcacacgcccagacacacacacacacatgcacatgcacacacacacacacacacacacacacacatgcacgcacacacacacagacacacacacacagacacacacggtATTGCAATCATGCACACACTGTCACGTCTTACCTGTTGAATTGATGTAAGTGTAACCTGCTTTAATATGTGTAGTACCTGTGTGagtgtttcctgtgtgtgtgtttcctgtgtgaGTTTAacctgggtgtgtgagtgttacctgtgtgagtgttacctgtgtgtgtgtttcctgtgtgaGTTTAacctgggtgtgtgagtgttaccTGTGTGAGTGTTTCCTGTGTGAGTGTTACCTATGTGAGtttaacctgtgtgtgtgtttcctgtgtgtgtgtttcctgtgtgaGTTTAacctgggtgtgtgagtgttacctgtgtgtgtgtttcctgtgtgtgtgttacctgtgtgtttcctgtgtgaGTTTaacctgggtgtgtgtgtttcctgtgtgaGTTTaacctgggtgtgtgtgtttcctgtgtgaGTTTAACCTGGGTGTGTTAGTGTTCCTGTGTGAGTATTACCTGTGTGAGTATTTCCTGTGCGActgttacctgtgtgtgttacctgtgtgagtgttacctgtgtgagtgtttcctgtgtgtgtgtgtgtgtgtgtgtgttacctgtgcgtgtgtgtgttacctgtgcacCACTCACCTGTTTGAGCATGCTGTCGTGTCGGTCCTGAGCACTCTGGGCTTCTGTCTCCTTCTCGGCGAGACACACTCGTAGCCGTTGGATCTCTCCCTCTAGGCTCCGCCTTCCAAGCTCCACCCTTGTAGCTCGCGACTCCGCCCCTTCTAAGGCCTCCCTCAGCCTCCGACGCTCCGCCTCCAACCGAACCTCACCTGCCCGGAGTTTATTGCACTgctcctgcgtgtgtgtgtgtgtgtgtagataaaaacatatttaatcattagaataatacacattaataaaaTTTCTCCATCACTCTTCAGTAGCGTCTGTCCAgtacggagtgtgtgtgtgtgtgtgagtgtgtgtgtgtgtgtgtgtgagtgtgtgtgtacctgtaggtGTCTGCGTTCCATCTCTGCATTCTGCAGTGTTCTCTCGAGCTCTTTAACTCGTTCGGTGAgtgtcctcttctctctctctcctctcctcaccgcctcctcctgctgctgcagTAACGTCTGAGTGGAGCTCAGCCGACCGTCCACAGTCCGcttacctgcacacacacacacacacacacacacacacacacacacacacacaccctgaaaaTTATGCAtgcacttaaaaaaatgaattgagtCCTCTGTGTGaacagaagcacacacacacacacacttcggcAGCAGGTATGTTAGTAACCGTACGGAAAAACTGCAGaatcatacagtgtgtgtgtgtgtgtgtgtgtgtgtgtctatgtgtgtgtgtgtgtgtgtgtgtgtgtgtgtgtgtgtgtgtgtgtttaccttccTGACACTCCTGCAGTGTGGTGTGAAGTTGAGTGACACGGTTTTGAGCAGACTCCCTCTCTCCTTTCACGTCCTCTAGTTCTTGCTGCAGCGCCCCCAACTGGCTGCGTGcctcatcctacacacacacacacacacacacacacacacacacgtacgcacaaaacagtatttaataacactgaagaacaTATTACACATCACCAGTTAAACcagacacacacttaaacacacaaacacactgaatagTCCATGTTGTGTGTGGAGGTATgatgtaacgtgtgtgtgtgtgtgtgtgtgtgtgtgagtgtgcgagtgtgtgagtaccCTTTCTCTCTGGGCTTCTCTGAGCTCTTGCAGGAAGTCTCGAAGGCCACTGCGGAGCGTTTCCGGGTCGAGGTCGGGCTGTACGAGAGGGATGGGCGTGTCTCCTCTCTCGGGGGACAGGGGACGAGACACGTTCGTGTTATCAGGACTGGATTTACTGGATTTATCCACAACATCTGAGACAGAAAACAGTGATAaaagctttaaataaatgttttataagaaATCTGCATTATGGATGTGATGTGATCAGTCACAGGaacattttttcataatattcTCCTCACCTTTAGCGGGTGATAACGAGCTGCGTAGAGGAGAGACGCTCCGGCGGCGGGGCATCACCACAGAAATGAGTGACGAGTGGGCGGAGCCTGCAGGACTGCGTCCGCGTAAGCTCCGCACCCCGGCGCCGATACCCAGCGTTCGAGTAAGTGCCGACTGCAAACTAGCCAATCGGAACTCGAGGTCACGGCGTGCGGCCTCGGAACGCGTTAGCTCCGCCTCCGTGGCACCGAGGCGCCCCTGCGCCTCGCTGAGCTGCAGCTGCGTCTCCGTAGACGCTTCGACCCCGGCCTGCGCACGCACGCTCAGGTTCCTCAGCTCGTCCTGCAGCTTCTTCTCTGAGCCGCGCGCCTCGTGCAGCTGAGAGCTCAAATCCCGCTCGAGTCCACGCCGACTGCTCTCGCTGTCGCTCAGACGCTTCTGCACGCAGGACAGCTGAGGAGACGGGAACACACACGTCAACAGCCCTCCCTGACACAACGGCTGCTACAGGTACATAATGGAATACATTTTATCACCTCAGTTTGTTCTtgtcacttttaattaaaatatcactCAAGCAAATCGTGGAATGTGAGATGCGTTCTTGTTTGTTCTTGCATTTGCACTTCCTTGAGATTGTTTTCCAATTTTCCGGACGTTTTTTCCAGTCTATCCAGTGACTGAGACTCCGTCAGCTGGACACGTGGAGCCATAATTTACTGCATCGAGATTTTACAACAGTGATGGTGGACGTCTCATACCTGAAAATTTGCCTGGTATCAAAATGCGTTCTGCAAAATAACAATAACCTTCTGAGGTACATGGAACCTGCCGCTAAAGGTGAGTACGCAGGACGTtctctgttgttgtttgttctgGCGGCAAACTTCTTCTCAGGAATGCATACTTACTACTGATACACAGCGGTGGACTCCACGAACAGGTCcagaacttgtgtgtgtgtgtgtgtgaatgtgttttctctctgtacCTCTTTTCTGAGGGAGTTCCTGGCTGCCTCTGCCTCAGTGAGTTTCTGTTTGATGGAGAAGAGCTCCTTCCCTCGttcctcctccttctgctcctccAGTGAGAGACGAGTCTGGAGCTCTGCCACTTCTCTGGCTTTCTGCTCTCGCTCCACATCCACCAccttcacctgcacacacacaacagttggAGGAAAAGCATCAAGGAACCATcgtttctgagtgtgtgtgtgtgtgtgcatgagtgtgtgtgagagagacctgtCTGCGCAGTTCCTGCAGTTCTCTCCTGGCCTCCAGTCGTGATCGCTCCACCTCCCGCAGACAGCTGCGCAGATCCCCGACTTCCTTCTGCGCAGACGCCAGGGTTTCCTCCAGCACGGCCACGCGCTGCTCTTTCTCCTCACACTGACGCTTCACACTGATCCAGTCACACCGTCCAATCAATACACACCGTCCAATCAATACACACATCTAATCTCCTATTGACTGATTATCATATATTAAACGTGTGTCAGAAAAATATTCGATACACACCTGATCCGTTCGCTCTCCGCTGCTCTCAGCGCCTCCCTCAGCTGGCcatttgattggttgagagcGTCCTTCTctttagtgacatcaccaaggGAGCGCCGTAGCTCCACCGTGTCTCGCCGATGCCCCTCCCCCGTGTCACGTGAATGGCTCAGACGCCTGTCCATCTCCAGAAGGTCTCGCCTCGTGGCATCTCGGCTCTCCTCGCTGGCTGAGAGAAGAGCGCGACACTCCTCCAgctgaggaagagagagacggagTGTGAGTGAGTTACCATCGTTGTTAAAAATACAGagttttgctgtgtgtgtgtgtgtgtgtgtgtgtgtgtgtgtgtgtgtgtgtgtgtgacctctcTGAGCGCGTTGTCTGCACGTATCTGCTCCTCTGTGCAGTTCTCCTGCAGTCTGCGCAGCTCCCGTCTGTTAGAGCTCACCGTGTCCTCCAGCCTCATGCGCAGCTCCTGGAGCTCAGCGTTCACAGCTCCTACTGtagcctgcacacacacacacacacacacacacacacacacacacacacaccagcagatCCATATTTCTACACATCCAGATCTTTAAttcttggtgtatgtaaacatgtgtgttgtgtgagttctctcactctctcctgctCCTTCAGGTGTTGTGCGTCTCTCGTCAGTCTTTCCAGCTCCAGGTTTGCAGAGCTCAGGTCGGCCTGTAGTGAACACACTCTCTCGGACAGCATGGCCTTCTCCGTCTCCTTCAGGGAGAGCGCCTGCAGAGCCGAGCACAGACGTTATAGAGCGAGGTAAAGATACGTGGAATGGGAATCTGTGTAAATTCTGTTCCCAAACCTGAGCAGGTAGAAAGCGAACGTGAAACTGTCCACCGATACAGCGGAGAACTCAGCGTACAGTATACGAGCAGCCGTCGTGAACGTTACCTGCTGTTTGTCGCTCTCGGCCTGTAGGAGACTCTGATCCCGTGCGTGCTGTAAAGCCCGAATCTCCTCCTGCAGCTCCTCCCGCTCTCGCTCCATCCTCTGCAGAcgctcctccatctcctccctCACACGCCGCAGCGCCTCCTCCTGCTCGGCCTGCAGACTGCAGCGCAGagcctcctacacacacacacacacacacacacacacatcactgagaATCTGAAAACCACCTGTGATCAATTCTCAtgattgtaaaaaataataagaaaattttAAACAGTGTTAAAGTTACATAGTGATTATGCTTGCATTAAAAAAGTAATTGATTggttcatatttaaaataaactctttTACATGTATAAAAAAGCAAAGATCTGATGAAGCTATAGTATTGGCACCTTGGCTTTGTTTCGGTCACTAGTTCACCCTGTGACAGAGTCACAACGTTGTACCACACGGGAACTGACCTTGTCATTGGTGAgtctctccagctcctcctggtGGTCAGACAGCGCATTACGGAGCGAGAGCTGAGCCTCGTGCTGAGCGTTAATCAGCTCCTGTTTAagagcctgtctctctctctcactctgagcAGCAGCCTTTTCTCCATCCGCACGCACACGCTTCAGCTCCGctgcacagacagagagagagagataagcacagagagacagacagacagacagatagatagacagacagacagacaggtatggcatagttctctctctctctctctctctctctctgtctataccTGTAGCATTATCGTGTCGTGTTCTCAGGTTGAGGTTTTCATTCTCGAGGTGCTCTCTGCGCAAGTCTGACTGCATCAGCTGCTGCTGCACCTCAAACAGACTCGCCTCCAATGCCTCCTTCtccacccttacacacacacacacacacacacacacatttggtaTAGGTCATTCTCTCAAAGTTCATTCATTAACTACTGCTTGTGCTTTTCTGTCATGACAACAATAcatcaattaaataataaacagcaataaataaatacagaataaagcaaaaaaaaaaaaagataaaatgataaaattaataaaaaataaatgtaataatgaaaCGTAAATCCATAATTGTTCTCCCGCTGTGTACCTGAACGCAGCGAGCTCCTCCGTCAGTGCAGCGTTATCTCTCTCAGACGCCGTGAGTTGAACCACAAGCCCCGCCCTCTCACGAGAAAGCTCCGCCCTGGTCCGTCCGGCTTCCTCCAGAGCCACGCCCCTTCTCTCCCCCTCACCGCGTATGATACCAAGCTCCGCCCCTAAAGAGCTCACCTCACCACACAGCTACCGCAGACAGACAAATGTGTCAAGCAtgagactgagacacagacaaagagacagacagagagacagacagtgggagagacaaacagagagacggagagacagacagagagtcggAGAGTCTGACAGAGAgtctgacagagagacagacagagagacagacagtgggagagacagacagagagacagtaggagagagagagacagagaaacagagagacagacagtaggagagacagatagagagatagacagtagaagagacagacagagagtctgacagagagacagacagtgggagagagagagacagagaaacagagagacagacagtaggagagacagagaaacagagagacagacagtaggagagacagataaagagacagacagtaggagagacagatagagagacagacagtaggagagacagagaaacagagagacagacagtaggagagacagataaagagacagacagtaggagagacagacagagagtctgaaagagagacagacagtgggggagagagagacagagaaacagagagacagacagtaggagagacagatagagagacagacagtaggagagtctgacagagagacagacagtaggagagacagatagacagacagtaggagagacagacagatagacagacagtaggagagacagacagagagacagacagtagaagagacagatacagacacatacactctcacctGTGTAACTTTCTCCTGCAGTTTTTGTCTATCCATCCGGAGCATCTGAAGCTCCGCCTCCAGCCCCGCCCTGGCCTGCTCAGACTCCTGCAGTGATTGGAGGAGAGTGAGGCGGGCGGAGTCCAGCTCCAGACGGTCCTGCTCCAATCGGACGAGCTCGTCTCTGATGGTCAGCTTCTCCTGCTCCGCTTCTCTCTTCTGACCCTGCAGcacactcctctcctcctccacctgGGTACAcagagagacgtgtgtgtgtgtgtgtgtgtgtatgtgtgtgtatgtgtgtgtgtatgtgtgtgtatgtgtgtgtatgtgtgtgtgtgtgtgtgtgtgtgtgtgtgtgtatgtgtgtgtgtatgtgtgtgtgtatgtgtcttacctggatgatgatggtgttcaGTTCTGCTTTGTCCTGAGCGAGTCCTTCATTTAAGCTGCTCATTTTAGCCAGAGAGTCTCTCAATGACGCCTCCTCAGAGCGCAGCTTcgccatcaacaccatcagctCGGCATTACTGGACTCCGCCTGGACGGAggacacacacccacgcacacaaacacacacccacacacatacacacacacacccagaaacacactcacatgctTAAGACGtgcatattaatattactgTTAATGCTCCTGCGACTCTCACAGCGACAGAGTCAAAAGGAGGCTGTTAAGAGGTGGAAAAAAGTCGCTGCACAAGTACACAGCtcctttatgtgtgtgtgtgtgtgtgtgtgtgtgtgtgtgtgtgtgttaccttagTGAGAGTGTCAGTCAGTTGGCTCTTCTCAGTTTTGAGCAgttgtctctctatctccccCTGCTGGAGCGACTCCTTCACTGCAGCCAGTTCAGAGCGCAGAGAGCTGCAGCGACTCTCACTCTGTTCCCACTGAGACTGactgcacacagacagagagacagacagagagagacagacagagagacagacagagagacagatagagagacagagagagagacagacagagagagagacagacagagagacagacagacagagacagagagagagacagatagagagacagagagagagacagacagagagacagagagagagagagagacagacagagagacagagagagagagagacagatagagagacagagagagagagagacagacagagagagagacagagagagagacagagagagagagagacagagagagagacagacagagagacagagagagagacagagagagacagagagagagagagagagacagagagagagagagacagagagagagacagagagagagagacagacagagagacagagagagagacagatagagagacagagagagagagacagacagagagagagacagacagagacagagagagagacagagagagagagagacagatagagagagagacagacaaagacagagagataaagagacagagtcACAAAGacatagagaaagagagcgagagacatttaaatattctttatgttGCATTAATCTTTTCTGTATGACTCCAACTGTGCCATTTTAATCGCTGTCCTGTGTTAATAAATAACACTAATTTAATACTGACTCAGTAAGTGTGCCActgcatgcatgtatgtgtgtgtgttacgtgtTATCGTCCCtcctgctctcagccaatcagaacacactataCTCAACTCATTAATGAAGAGCGACGGGGTTGGAGAAAATAACTTGACAGAAATCTGTATTAGTATTAGATAGCTGATGAACGAGTAGCTGTCTggtgtccagtgtgtgtgtgtgtgtgtgtgtgtgtgtttgtgtgtgagagagagagagagaaacgcaCACTCTCTCGGTCTCTACTCTGGCGCGATCTCTCTCCTGCACGGCCGACTCTCTCTCCACTCGTtcgtgatctctctctctctgcgcagACGCCGCAGCCTGCTGCAGTCTCTCACAGTCCATCTGTAGCAGCTGCAGTTTTGTCTGCAAAGCCTGCACAGACTGCTGCACACACTCCTTctcactgcagagagagagagagagagagaaagagagagagagacataccaATTAAAGCATCGACAATAATTCAATGAATAACAGATTATGGCAATAACATTAATCCAGTGAATTGGTTCTCTGCAGCAGGAGACaggaataataatgaataattaccTGCAgagtttgtctctctcttgtcGGAGTCGGTCTCTCTCTCGCaccgctgtctctctctctctctgagcgtCATCCCTCTCACCCTGCATGGCCTGCAGGCGTAGCTCCGCCTCCCTCCTGCCTGACTCCGCCTCCCCCTGCTGTTTGCGCAGCTGCTGGACAGACGACTGCGCTGACTGCAGACGACCTTTGACCTCCtgcagacagaaaaacacaagctATGTTTGCGATGCATTAAAAAATACCCTTAGTTctgttaaactttaaaaaaaacgactgtatattttaatataattttaatatctataataaattttataGATGTATAACACTACAGAGGtttatacagtgtgtattacatgtgtgtgtgtgtgtcaggtgagTGTGTACCTGGAGCTGGAGATGTCTATTGGTTGCCATGCCACGCAGAGCTGAGAGAGCGGATTCGGGGAGGGGCAGGGCGGAGGGTCGCCGTGGAGACGATGATCGCTGTGGTGACGAGGATCGTTGGGGGGAGGAGGAGCGCATCAACGGCAACAGAGCCAAAACGCTGTTCTCTGATTCGGACTCCACTGACGAGCCGAACACGCCCGAGTCCGAATCTGACATCATCAACTACAACAGAGTGGGCGGAGTAAGAGAGTGGGCGGAGTAAGAGAATGGGCGGAGTAATAGAGTGGGCGGAGTAATAGAGTGGGCGGAGTAAGAGAGTGGGTGAGGCTGAGGTGTgattttgtgactttgttgtTCCTGACTgctctgtgatgtgtgtgttacctgtgcgATGTCTCTCAGGGTGTCCAGCAGAGTGTTAATGTGAGCTCTGAGTGTGTGGAGCTCTGATTCTTCATCTCCACtctgctcctacacacacacacacacacacacacacatttaggtTAAAATAGTGAATTTGAACTGTTCCTGTAATCTGAAGTCAGTTTGAATTCTACACACCTGCAGTCTCCGAGTGAGTGACGTgatctcgttctctctctcgtCTACTCGAGCTCTgagtctctccatctctctctctgcgtctgCCAGCCTGCCGATACACAGACGACATCGCAGTGCGACACCGAGACACTGatcacacagttacacacatccACAGCACCGACACGTATAAAACACACCAATGCAGAAATGTCATCGTCGTGTCACTGCACATCACACTACTCAGTATTACACTGTGTTCACACTAGCGAGCGACAAAACGActggctcgaatgattcctcggaccgaTCCTATGCAGCGTgaggtccgacgtttcttcagttctccGCTCAGAAGTTTacttcctacctgcagttagttcccttttactgtttgatgcaGGAAAATGGAATAAACTTATAagcgtggtttcatcttatcccgtcatatacgacctctcaGTAAACATCTACTGAGCcgttatgaagaaaaataaaactttgaaggaagtagcagagttCGTTgatgcctctggtgagtgtatgtagctagtataGTTAGTTTGTTTTGCTAATTTAAGAATGAAGCTAGTACAAATCCAAACATCTAACATGTAATCAAAGTGAAAAGTGGTTACACTGACACAGTAATGCTACATTACGCCTTTATGAAAACTTTACAAAACACAGTTTAGATCTTTATTTAAACTTCATCTCtttcacacacgacactgttatctgttttattttacagaccTGCTGttgagtttctctctctcagattgGCTCTCGGTgatctcgctctctttctctcggaGCAGCTGCTCCAGTGTGATGCGCTGAGCCGCCTCGCGCTCCAGGACCAGCGCCGAGCCGTCCTCACGACTCCGCACcgccacacacatgcacacacactgcagctgcaCGCTCTGAGCCGCCTGAGCCAGATCACTGCGCATCACTGACAGATCCCTGAGACAACACAATTGTGATATAGCGTAACAGAGTGTGTGTCGGGGTagggtatggtgtgtgtgtgtgtgtgtgtgtgtgtgaagtctaACCTCTCGGTGGCActcttcatctcacacacactcctgcggAAACTGACTACCTGCCTCCACAGAGTGAGCAGCCGACTGTGCTCACTGCTGAAGTAGTTATGGAATgactgcaaataaataaataaataaataaataaataaaatttaaaaaaaggttattaTTTTAGAATGATTGTTAAGAATTTTACAAACGCTGTGAATGCTCAACGTCACACtgtcatttatttcaaataaatgtaataaatgtgctgttgaaattgttgttgttattattagcattaaaaagtacaaagttTCTAAGAATAGACAGATGACTGaacctcctcctctctcctccaaTCAGACTCCTTCTGCTCCAGCTCCTCCCTCGCTTTGGTCCAATCAGCAGTGAGTCTGCGGATGTCCTGACTCAGCGCCTCATTGGCCAGTCCGGCCTGTTCCAGCTGTTCACGCAGCATCGCGTTCACTGCCGATAGACTGCTGCTCCTGCTCGACATGACAAAACAAAGCATaagtagctctgtgtgtgtgtgtgtgtgtgtgtgtgagtgcgtgtgtgtgtgtgtgtgcatgcgtgtgtgttcaGACCTCTGCTGCTCTTCCTCGAGGCGGATAAGGGCCGTCTCCAGCTCACTGCTGCACTCGTCCTGACCATTAGTGGACTTTTCACACCCACTctgtgaaataaacaaaaaggtttgtgtcatgtgtgtgtatggtgtgtgtatagtgtgtgtggtgtgtgtatagtgtgtatagtgtgtgtggtgtgtgtatagtgtgtatggtgtgtgtatagtgtgtatggtgtgtgtggtgtgtgtatagtgtgtatagtgtgtatggtgtgtgtatagtgtgtatagtgtgtatagtgtgtatggtgtgtatagtgtgtatagtgtgtatggtgtgtatggtgtgtatagtgtgtatagtgtgtatggtgtgtatagtgtgtatagtgtgtgtatagtgtgtatagtgtgtatggtgtgtgtatagtgtatatagtgtgtatagtgtgtatggtgtgtatagtgtgtatagtgtgtatggtgtgtatagtgtgtatagtgtgtatagtgtgtatggtgtgtatagtgtgtatagtgtgtgtatagtgtgtatagtgtgtgtatagtgtgtatagtgtgtatggtgtgtatagtgtgtatagtgtgtatggtgtgtatagtgtgtatagtgtgtgtatagtgtgtatggtgtgtatagtgtgtatagtgtgtacagtgtgtatagtgtgtatagtgtgtatggtgggtgtggtgtgtgtatagtgtatatggtgtgtgtgtatagtgtatatagtgtgtgtatagtgtgtgtgtatggtgtgtgtatagtgtgtatagtgtgtatagtgtgtatagtgtgtgtatggtgtgtgtatagtgtgtatggtgtgtgtatggtgtgtgtatatggtgtgtatggtgtgtgtgtatagtgtgtgtatatggtgtgtatggtgtgtgtgtatagtgtgtgtatatggtgtgtatggtgtgtgtagtgtgtatggtgtgtgtatagtgtgtatggtgtgtgtgtatagtgtgtgtatggtgtgtatggtgtgtgtggtgtgtgtatggtgtgtatggtgtgtgtatggtgtgtgtatagtgtatatggtgtgtgtgtatggtgtgtgtgtatggtgtgtgtatagtgtgtgtatagtgtgtgtgtatggtgtgtgtatggtgtgtgtgtatggtgtgtgtatagtgtgtgtatagtgtgtgtgtatggtgtgtgtatggtgtgtgtatatggtgtgtatggtgtgtgtgtatggtgtgtgtgtatggtgtgtgtatagtgtgtgtatggtgtgtgtatagtgtgtgtatagtgtgtgtgtatagtgtgtgtgtatggtgtgtgtgtatggtgtgtatagtgtgtgtgtatattcatTAGTTATATTCTCGCACTCACTTGCTCTGATGATTTCTCCAGCAGAGACTGCTCCAGATCACTGCACTTCTTCTTATACTGCAGAACCTGAACACACGCCAACAGAATAATCAGTAACTGCATAAACTAATTCAACTGTAGGGCAGCAGGTGAACGAacgaatgaacgaatgaacgaacgaatgaacgaatgaatgagtgaatgaatgaatgaatgaatgaatgaaagaccTTGGCCTGTAGTTTCTGGACGAGTTGAGCTTGTCTCTGCTGCCCCTCCTGGTAGGCGGTGAGTTTGCGTTTGTAAGCGTTTTGTTCTTCATCCAGACGCCGTCGCAGCTCCACCACCTGCTGAGACAAACTCACACACTCCGGAGAGTCGCTGTC encodes the following:
- the LOC113539449 gene encoding rootletin isoform X2 encodes the protein MSSVLSLEEENRVLQSELSRLEDLLAHSRADRDELAIKYSAISERLEQALRLEAGVSDSDSPECVSLSQQVVELRRRLDEEQNAYKRKLTAYQEGQQRQAQLVQKLQAKVLQYKKKCSDLEQSLLEKSSEQSGCEKSTNGQDECSSELETALIRLEEEQQRSSSLSAVNAMLREQLEQAGLANEALSQDIRRLTADWTKAREELEQKESDWRREEESFHNYFSSEHSRLLTLWRQVVSFRRSVCEMKSATERDLSVMRSDLAQAAQSVQLQCVCMCVAVRSREDGSALVLEREAAQRITLEQLLREKESEITESQSEREKLNSRLADAEREMERLRARVDERENEITSLTRRLQEQSGDEESELHTLRAHINTLLDTLRDIAQLMMSDSDSGVFGSSVESESENSVLALLPLMRSSSPQRSSSPQRSSSPRRPSALPLPESALSALRGMATNRHLQLQEVKGRLQSAQSSVQQLRKQQGEAESGRREAELRLQAMQGERDDAQRERETAVRERDRLRQERDKLCSEKECVQQSVQALQTKLQLLQMDCERLQQAAASAQRERDHERVERESAVQERDRARVETERVQSQWEQSESRCSSLRSELAAVKESLQQGEIERQLLKTEKSQLTDTLTKAESSNAELMVLMAKLRSEEASLRDSLAKMSSLNEGLAQDKAELNTIIIQVEEERSVLQGQKREAEQEKLTIRDELVRLEQDRLELDSARLTLLQSLQESEQARAGLEAELQMLRMDRQKLQEKVTQLCGEVSSLGAELGIIRGEGERRGVALEEAGRTRAELSRERAGLVVQLTASERDNAALTEELAAFRVEKEALEASLFEVQQQLMQSDLRREHLENENLNLRTRHDNATAELKRVRADGEKAAAQSERERQALKQELINAQHEAQLSLRNALSDHQEELERLTNDKEALRCSLQAEQEEALRRVREEMEERLQRMEREREELQEEIRALQHARDQSLLQAESDKQQALSLKETEKAMLSERVCSLQADLSSANLELERLTRDAQHLKEQERATVGAVNAELQELRMRLEDTVSSNRRELRRLQENCTEEQIRADNALRELEECRALLSASEESRDATRRDLLEMDRRLSHSRDTGEGHRRDTVELRRSLGDVTKEKDALNQSNGQLREALRAAESERISVKRQCEEKEQRVAVLEETLASAQKEVGDLRSCLREVERSRLEARRELQELRRQVKVVDVEREQKAREVAELQTRLSLEEQKEEERGKELFSIKQKLTEAEAARNSLRKELSCVQKRLSDSESSRRGLERDLSSQLHEARGSEKKLQDELRNLSVRAQAGVEASTETQLQLSEAQGRLGATEAELTRSEAARRDLEFRLASLQSALTRTLGIGAGVRSLRGRSPAGSAHSSLISVVMPRRRSVSPLRSSLSPAKDVVDKSSKSSPDNTNVSRPLSPERGDTPIPLVQPDLDPETLRSGLRDFLQELREAQRERDEARSQLGALQQELEDVKGERESAQNRVTQLHTTLQECQEGKRTVDGRLSSTQTLLQQQEEAVRRGEREKRTLTERVKELERTLQNAEMERRHLQEQCNKLRAGEVRLEAERRRLREALEGAESRATRVELGRRSLEGEIQRLRVCLAEKETEAQSAQDRHDSMLKQVVEAEARVSSLQREVDRVSSLLSKAQDLESVQRDRAQSLSQSLQESNAAHSATQGRLATLQKNLTLTEQERKQLQERVDSMRASLSEGKHAVETLTERMQNLQAELTQSQLKRQELETELADTQEALRLRSAALCEAQRSLQTAQTERVCVEERVCVLQRAVALLETEKKDAERQAVRLEKDKNALRNTLEKVERQKLKTEETSMRLCAEKERLDQTLSTTEQELQHAQRQITLLQTQLAELEASQSVSERDDALKEAELLRANQREVERLRASQREAERTLANRERAHRQRVKGLEEQVSTLKEQLQHELRRRHPSLPLSN